In Ruminococcaceae bacterium BL-4, one DNA window encodes the following:
- a CDS encoding G5 domain-containing protein: MHNAQIQNFLKFDNEHFYSYHGTHKPVEQLVSYQKRVIKIMLKPIKMIAALSAALVISGTAMTGTVFATTHNAVVTVNGKSTTLRMLQNGETQSILQMAGVELAPMDRVDRETNTNGDILLNVTTGRAVSVQDGNKFSSLVVNDGTTVEEVLNQLGADPIGESDTVTPGLQEKVQDNMQITVERRQHVSVSVDGETKDILVLKNETAVQALREAGIDLGKDDELNLPFNKPLEENAQVVVNRITYQETTETRALDFKTSEQEDASLAKGTRQVQTAGQKGEASVVVRTKYVNGKQDSQQELSSTVTKQPVNQVVLVGTKVQVSQTTQNTSYSGTSGGNTIAGLSYSRVISGVCTAYTNDGICSTGVPTMVGRVAVNPAVIPYGTRMYITSADGSYVYGYAVAADTGGFVSNGSGVMIDLYMNTMGECTSFGRRSMNIYFLN; the protein is encoded by the coding sequence GTGCATAATGCTCAAATTCAGAACTTTTTGAAATTTGACAATGAGCATTTTTATTCGTATCATGGGACCCATAAACCTGTTGAGCAGTTGGTAAGTTATCAGAAAAGGGTGATTAAGATAATGCTGAAACCAATCAAGATGATTGCTGCGCTGAGTGCGGCACTAGTAATATCGGGAACCGCGATGACCGGTACGGTATTTGCGACAACTCACAATGCGGTCGTTACTGTGAATGGCAAAAGCACAACCCTCCGAATGCTGCAAAACGGAGAGACTCAGTCCATTCTACAGATGGCCGGTGTAGAACTTGCCCCAATGGATCGTGTGGATCGTGAGACGAATACAAACGGTGACATTCTTTTGAATGTAACAACCGGGCGGGCTGTGAGTGTGCAGGACGGAAATAAATTTTCTTCTTTGGTGGTCAACGATGGAACTACGGTAGAAGAAGTTTTGAATCAGTTGGGAGCGGATCCGATTGGCGAGTCCGATACGGTCACTCCTGGATTGCAAGAAAAAGTTCAGGACAATATGCAGATCACCGTTGAAAGACGACAGCATGTTTCGGTTTCCGTTGACGGTGAGACAAAAGATATTTTGGTTTTAAAAAATGAGACCGCGGTACAGGCGCTTCGTGAAGCGGGCATTGATCTTGGAAAAGATGATGAGTTGAATTTACCATTCAATAAGCCTCTCGAAGAAAATGCACAAGTTGTTGTAAACCGAATTACATATCAGGAGACCACCGAGACCAGAGCATTGGACTTTAAGACCTCGGAACAAGAGGATGCAAGTTTAGCTAAAGGAACCAGACAGGTTCAAACAGCGGGTCAAAAAGGCGAAGCCTCTGTAGTGGTTCGTACCAAGTATGTAAACGGAAAACAAGATTCTCAACAGGAATTGTCTTCTACCGTGACAAAACAGCCAGTTAATCAAGTAGTTCTTGTAGGAACAAAGGTGCAGGTTTCTCAGACAACACAAAACACTTCCTATTCCGGAACCTCAGGGGGAAATACCATTGCGGGTCTTTCTTATTCAAGAGTGATCAGCGGCGTATGCACCGCTTATACAAACGATGGAATATGCAGTACCGGAGTTCCCACGATGGTTGGACGGGTTGCAGTTAATCCGGCAGTGATCCCGTATGGTACGCGGATGTATATTACTTCTGCAGACGGCAGCTATGTTTACGGTTATGCAGTGGCCGCCGATACCGGTGGATTTGTTTCTAACGGAAGCGGCGTCATGATTGACCTTTATATGAATACTATGGGTGAATGCACTAGCTTTGGCCGCAGATCAATGAATATCTATTTCCTCAATTAA
- a CDS encoding protein of unknown function (Evidence 5 : Unknown function), translating into MKFKREKIGGQIVKGSTVSKKCNEKSLKSSDKGNAITFLEIVDNPYWGGIECGGYALM; encoded by the coding sequence ATGAAGTTTAAAAGGGAAAAAATAGGAGGACAAATTGTAAAGGGATCGACTGTTTCCAAAAAATGTAACGAAAAATCTTTAAAATCAAGTGACAAGGGGAATGCCATTACATTTCTAGAAATAGTGGACAACCCCTATTGGGGCGGTATAGAGTGTGGAGGTTATGCTTTGATGTAA
- the rpsI gene encoding ribosomal protein S9 (Evidence 2a : Function from experimental evidences in other organisms; PubMedId : 12682299, 19653700, 22720735; Product type s : structure) gives MYEKAPYFYGTGRRKSSVARVRLYKGTGKVTVNDRSIDDYFGLDTLKTIVRQPLALTELNDKFDIVCRVAGGGVSGQAGAIRHGVARALLQYEDGSLRSTLKKAGFLTRDPRMKERKKYGLKAARRAPQFSKR, from the coding sequence ATGTACGAGAAAGCACCTTATTTTTATGGTACCGGTCGCCGCAAGAGCAGCGTTGCCCGAGTTCGTTTGTATAAGGGCACCGGAAAGGTCACAGTCAATGACCGCAGCATTGATGATTACTTTGGCCTTGATACACTGAAGACCATTGTTCGCCAGCCTCTCGCGCTGACAGAACTCAATGATAAATTTGATATCGTCTGCCGTGTTGCCGGCGGCGGTGTTTCCGGACAGGCCGGGGCAATTCGCCACGGCGTTGCCCGCGCATTGCTCCAGTATGAGGATGGAAGTCTTCGTTCTACTTTGAAAAAGGCCGGTTTCCTGACTCGTGATCCGAGAATGAAGGAACGTAAGAAGTATGGCTTGAAAGCAGCTCGCCGTGCTCCGCAGTTCTCAAAGAGATAA
- the rplM gene encoding ribosomal protein L13 (Evidence 2a : Function from experimental evidences in other organisms; PubMedId : 10781545, 12682299, 23504016, 22720735; Product type s : structure), producing the protein MSTYMPKAEAVERKWYVIDAAGKPLGRVASQAALLLRGKHKTTFAPHVDCGDHVIIVNCAKAVLTGNKLEQKHYYHHTGYIGHLKDVKYDTMMREEPCKAMELAVKGMLPKNTIGRTSINRLRLFEGEQHGHTAQQPTAWEF; encoded by the coding sequence ATGTCCACTTATATGCCGAAGGCAGAGGCTGTCGAGCGCAAGTGGTATGTGATTGATGCAGCAGGAAAACCCCTTGGCCGTGTTGCTTCACAGGCAGCTCTTTTGCTGCGCGGAAAACACAAGACGACTTTTGCTCCCCATGTAGACTGCGGTGATCACGTAATCATCGTCAACTGCGCAAAAGCAGTGCTCACAGGAAATAAACTTGAGCAAAAACATTATTATCATCATACCGGCTATATCGGCCATTTGAAAGATGTCAAATATGACACCATGATGCGGGAAGAACCCTGCAAAGCCATGGAACTGGCCGTTAAGGGAATGCTGCCGAAGAATACCATCGGTCGTACTTCCATCAACCGTCTTCGTCTGTTCGAAGGGGAACAGCACGGACATACCGCCCAGCAGCCAACTGCATGGGAATTTTAA
- a CDS encoding protein of unknown function (Evidence 5 : Unknown function): MLSFLKRTGTVSFIKGTVPVQSSLIFSAPDFSPWSIDLNKQLYSRTLSKEVFTHSLKDPF, encoded by the coding sequence ATGCTTTCATTTTTAAAACGAACAGGGACAGTTTCTTTTATAAAAGGAACTGTCCCTGTTCAAAGTTCTCTGATTTTTTCAGCTCCAGACTTTTCGCCTTGGAGCATTGATCTAAATAAACAGCTGTATAGCCGCACTCTTTCAAAAGAAGTTTTTACTCATTCTTTGAAAGATCCCTTTTAG
- a CDS encoding FeoB-associated Cys-rich membrane protein, protein MFEWLISNLANVVILTVLVLVVAAIVFRMIKDHKRGKSSCGCGCANCPMSGECHRKTTEK, encoded by the coding sequence ATGTTTGAGTGGTTGATAAGTAATCTGGCAAACGTCGTAATTTTAACGGTTTTGGTTCTGGTTGTAGCAGCAATTGTTTTTAGGATGATCAAAGATCACAAAAGAGGAAAATCCTCCTGTGGCTGTGGTTGCGCCAACTGCCCGATGAGCGGAGAATGCCACCGTAAAACGACTGAAAAGTAA
- the feoB gene encoding Ferrous iron transport protein B: MTLRIALAGNPNCGKTTLFNGLTGSNQFVGNWPGVTVEKKEGKLKKHEDVIITDLPGIYSLSPYTLEEVVARNYLVGERPNAILNIIDGTNLERNLYLTTQLVELGLPVVVAINMTDLVKKSGDKINLKELSKELGCKIVEISALKGTGIMEAAEAAIYAAKNSKTIPMHTFSGAVEHALAHIEEAALNSVAAEQQRWYAIKIFERDDKVLAQLKLGKEVLDHIEQDIKAAEKECDDDAESIITNERYLYIASILKGCYHKKSAGKLSISDKIDKVVTNRFAALPIFAVVMFLVYFVSITTIGGWANDWVNNGVFGDGWHLFGMGTSSYEEAKEAYQEPDAIKEAFEAAAEDNGEDPQEAIDLTTTAYLRNEDDGSIDQEIPVNYDTYMAVADEEEPDPANYGVWVPGLPSLIKSGLDSVNCADWLEGLILNGIVAGVGAVLGFVPQMLVLFFFLAFLEACGYMSRIAFVMDRIFRRFGLSGKSFIPMLIGTGCGVPGIMASRTIENERDRRMTIMTTTFIPCSAKLPIIALIAGALFNGAPWVAPSAYFVGIFAIVLSGIMLKKTKMFSGDPAPFVMELPAYHWPTVSNLLHSMWERASSFIRKAGTVILLATILVWFTSNFGWVDGSFGMVEEADSMLAAFGSVICVIFAPLGWGNWQATVATLTGLMAKENVVGTMGVLFGGFDEVAENGWQIWNNMQSTFTSLSAYSFLVFNLLCAPCFAAMGAIKREMNSAKWTFFAIGYQCVFAYAVSLCIYQLGMLFSGSGNLVGSVAAFAIVAFFLYMLIRPYEKSNTLRQPNARVHA; this comes from the coding sequence ATGACATTGAGAATTGCCTTAGCGGGAAACCCGAACTGTGGCAAAACAACATTGTTCAATGGGTTGACCGGTTCTAATCAGTTCGTCGGCAACTGGCCGGGAGTAACGGTTGAAAAAAAAGAAGGAAAATTAAAAAAGCATGAAGATGTGATCATTACTGATCTGCCGGGAATTTATTCGCTTTCTCCTTATACGTTGGAAGAAGTGGTTGCGCGTAACTATTTGGTAGGAGAAAGGCCGAATGCAATTTTAAATATTATTGATGGGACCAATTTGGAACGGAACCTTTATCTGACTACGCAGCTTGTTGAATTAGGACTTCCGGTTGTGGTTGCTATTAATATGACAGACCTGGTAAAAAAGAGCGGGGACAAAATCAATCTGAAGGAACTTTCGAAAGAGCTCGGCTGTAAAATCGTTGAGATCTCCGCTTTAAAGGGAACCGGAATCATGGAAGCCGCAGAAGCAGCAATTTATGCGGCAAAGAATTCAAAGACGATTCCGATGCATACTTTTTCCGGAGCGGTGGAACATGCGCTGGCTCATATTGAAGAGGCTGCTTTAAATAGTGTTGCGGCAGAACAACAGAGATGGTATGCAATTAAGATTTTTGAACGCGATGATAAAGTGCTTGCACAGCTAAAATTAGGAAAAGAAGTTCTGGATCATATCGAACAGGATATTAAGGCTGCAGAAAAAGAATGTGATGACGATGCTGAAAGTATTATCACGAACGAACGCTATTTGTATATCGCATCGATTTTAAAAGGCTGCTATCATAAGAAGAGCGCAGGAAAGCTTTCAATTTCCGATAAAATTGATAAAGTTGTTACGAATCGTTTTGCGGCTTTACCGATTTTTGCAGTCGTAATGTTTCTTGTTTATTTTGTCTCTATTACAACGATTGGTGGCTGGGCAAATGATTGGGTAAATAACGGTGTCTTTGGAGACGGTTGGCATCTGTTTGGAATGGGAACTTCGTCTTATGAAGAAGCAAAAGAGGCTTATCAGGAACCGGATGCTATAAAAGAAGCTTTTGAAGCTGCTGCGGAAGATAATGGTGAGGATCCGCAAGAAGCAATTGACTTGACAACGACCGCATATCTTCGCAATGAGGATGACGGAAGTATTGATCAGGAAATTCCGGTAAATTATGATACTTATATGGCAGTGGCGGATGAAGAAGAACCGGATCCGGCCAACTATGGAGTTTGGGTACCGGGACTTCCTTCGTTGATCAAGAGCGGGTTGGACAGCGTGAATTGTGCGGATTGGCTGGAAGGACTGATCCTGAATGGAATTGTGGCTGGCGTTGGAGCGGTATTGGGATTTGTTCCGCAGATGCTTGTTTTGTTTTTCTTCCTTGCTTTTCTGGAAGCCTGTGGATATATGTCCAGAATTGCGTTTGTAATGGACCGTATTTTTCGCAGATTTGGCCTTTCTGGAAAATCATTTATTCCAATGCTGATTGGTACAGGCTGCGGTGTCCCGGGAATTATGGCTTCCCGTACGATCGAAAATGAAAGAGACCGCAGAATGACGATTATGACGACGACCTTCATTCCCTGTAGCGCAAAATTGCCGATTATTGCTTTGATTGCAGGTGCACTGTTTAATGGAGCGCCTTGGGTTGCACCGAGTGCATATTTTGTCGGGATTTTTGCGATCGTTCTTTCTGGAATTATGCTGAAAAAGACAAAAATGTTTTCCGGAGATCCGGCTCCATTTGTTATGGAGCTGCCAGCATATCACTGGCCGACTGTTTCTAATTTGCTCCATTCCATGTGGGAACGTGCTTCTTCCTTTATTAGAAAGGCCGGTACCGTGATCTTGTTGGCAACTATTCTAGTTTGGTTCACTTCGAATTTCGGTTGGGTCGATGGCTCTTTTGGAATGGTTGAGGAAGCTGACAGCATGCTTGCGGCGTTTGGATCTGTGATCTGTGTAATCTTTGCACCGCTTGGTTGGGGCAACTGGCAGGCGACCGTTGCAACATTGACCGGACTGATGGCGAAAGAAAATGTGGTCGGAACTATGGGCGTTTTGTTTGGAGGATTTGATGAAGTTGCAGAAAACGGCTGGCAAATTTGGAACAATATGCAGTCTACCTTTACTTCACTTTCTGCCTATTCATTTTTAGTCTTCAATCTTCTTTGTGCCCCATGCTTTGCAGCGATGGGTGCTATTAAACGCGAAATGAATAGTGCCAAATGGACCTTTTTTGCAATTGGATATCAATGTGTATTTGCCTATGCAGTTTCACTTTGCATCTATCAGCTTGGAATGCTTTTTTCGGGATCGGGAAATTTAGTCGGTTCCGTTGCAGCGTTTGCGATTGTGGCGTTTTTCCTTTATATGTTAATTCGTCCCTATGAGAAATCCAATACACTGCGGCAGCCCAACGCACGGGTACACGCGTAA
- a CDS encoding FeoA domain-containing protein, whose translation MKTLREAKVGDTVTVVKLHGEGAIKRRIMDMGITKGQQIHIRKVAPLGDPIEVTVRNYELSLRKADIGIIEVE comes from the coding sequence ATGAAAACATTGAGAGAAGCGAAGGTCGGGGATACCGTTACGGTAGTAAAACTTCATGGAGAGGGTGCGATTAAGCGCCGGATTATGGATATGGGGATTACCAAAGGGCAGCAGATTCATATCCGCAAAGTTGCGCCGCTCGGAGACCCGATCGAAGTTACTGTGCGAAATTATGAACTTTCTCTTCGAAAAGCAGATATCGGAATCATCGAAGTCGAATAA
- a CDS encoding Ferrous iron transport protein A translates to MPLTLANIGEQNIIKRIGGKPEVKKHLENLGFVVGGNVTVITTMGGNVIVNVKEARIAISQEMAQKVMV, encoded by the coding sequence ATGCCATTAACGCTTGCGAACATTGGAGAACAGAACATAATCAAACGAATCGGAGGAAAACCAGAGGTCAAAAAGCATTTGGAAAATTTGGGATTTGTGGTCGGAGGAAACGTAACAGTCATCACGACGATGGGCGGGAATGTGATTGTCAATGTGAAAGAAGCAAGAATTGCAATCAGTCAGGAGATGGCACAGAAGGTCATGGTTTAA
- a CDS encoding protein of unknown function (Evidence 5 : Unknown function) translates to MKSKFKILIVDNQKINRKILSRLLCDFYEIIEADNGRSALATLRSQKGTISAVLLDPIMPIMNGYDVLKEMSKNPEMAAIPVIVISQDNKEDSEIKALQMGARDFISTPYNPKILRRRLSNLIELYESNLCIGHIERDTLTGIYTKDAFYRHATEILGSNPATPFTLVATDIEHFKLVNDSFGSVTGDELLQYIAKILQHDSRQLHGICARHSEDHFMILVPKYADDENMRSFIDATQKELRQFPLNMKISLKFGVYLIKNLQTPVPIMCDRAILAAESVKGHYEKSYAYYDDSIRQRLLREQQIIDEMKSSLEKNRFQVFLQPKYDLTNEKIAGAEALVRWTHPKLGALSPSEFIPLFEHTGFITELDEYVWNHTCEILQNWNQKGLPHIQVSVNVSRKDIYQENLPKIIWNIVKQHALEPSQLHLEITETAYTENAEQLISVVNELKRIGFLIEMDDFGTGYSSLNMLSELPIDILKLDMRFMNSIKKGTLQKNKHNILEFIISLAKWINLQVVAEGVENKEQADFLCKLGCNYAQGYYYAKPMPVNEFTQLLNDSDIEIPLIPSSY, encoded by the coding sequence ATGAAATCAAAATTCAAAATTCTGATTGTAGATAATCAAAAAATTAACCGCAAAATTTTAAGCAGGCTTCTTTGTGATTTTTACGAAATTATAGAAGCAGATAATGGGAGATCCGCTCTTGCTACTCTACGTTCACAAAAGGGAACAATCTCAGCCGTTCTTTTAGACCCAATTATGCCAATTATGAATGGTTATGATGTCTTAAAAGAAATGTCAAAAAATCCAGAAATGGCCGCGATTCCGGTCATTGTGATTTCTCAGGACAACAAAGAGGATAGTGAAATAAAAGCACTGCAAATGGGCGCAAGAGATTTTATTTCCACCCCTTATAATCCAAAGATCCTGCGCCGCCGACTTTCCAATTTGATTGAATTATATGAATCCAATCTTTGTATTGGGCATATCGAGCGCGATACGCTCACCGGTATTTATACCAAAGACGCTTTTTATCGTCATGCGACAGAAATTTTAGGTTCCAACCCAGCAACACCTTTTACACTTGTTGCTACCGACATTGAACATTTCAAATTGGTAAATGATAGCTTTGGTTCTGTTACAGGCGATGAGCTTTTACAATATATTGCAAAAATTTTACAGCATGATTCCCGCCAGCTTCACGGAATCTGTGCACGCCACAGTGAAGATCACTTTATGATTTTGGTCCCGAAATACGCAGATGACGAAAATATGCGTTCATTTATCGACGCGACTCAAAAAGAATTAAGGCAATTCCCCCTGAATATGAAAATTTCTCTGAAATTCGGGGTGTACTTAATAAAAAATCTACAAACTCCTGTTCCGATCATGTGTGATCGTGCTATCTTGGCGGCAGAAAGTGTAAAGGGCCATTATGAAAAATCCTACGCTTACTATGATGACTCTATTCGCCAGCGCCTTCTCCGAGAACAGCAGATTATAGATGAAATGAAATCATCCTTGGAAAAGAATCGATTTCAAGTCTTTTTGCAGCCAAAATACGATCTGACCAATGAAAAAATTGCTGGTGCAGAAGCTCTTGTACGCTGGACCCACCCAAAACTGGGCGCTCTCAGTCCCAGCGAATTCATTCCGCTTTTTGAGCATACCGGATTTATTACAGAACTAGACGAATATGTCTGGAACCACACCTGTGAAATTTTGCAAAACTGGAATCAAAAAGGTTTACCGCATATTCAGGTTTCCGTAAATGTTTCCCGAAAAGACATTTATCAAGAAAACCTTCCGAAAATCATCTGGAATATTGTTAAACAACATGCACTTGAACCAAGCCAGCTTCATCTTGAAATCACAGAAACTGCCTATACAGAAAATGCTGAACAATTAATAAGCGTTGTCAACGAACTCAAAAGAATCGGGTTTTTAATTGAAATGGACGATTTCGGAACTGGATATTCTTCTTTAAATATGCTTTCTGAACTTCCGATTGATATTTTAAAACTCGATATGCGCTTTATGAACTCCATTAAAAAAGGAACATTGCAAAAAAACAAACATAATATTTTGGAATTTATTATCAGTCTTGCAAAATGGATCAATTTGCAGGTTGTTGCAGAGGGGGTCGAAAACAAAGAGCAGGCCGATTTTTTATGTAAACTTGGATGCAACTACGCGCAGGGATATTATTATGCAAAACCTATGCCGGTCAATGAATTTACCCAACTTCTAAATGATTCAGATATAGAAATTCCATTGATTCCTTCCAGTTACTGA
- a CDS encoding DNA-binding transcriptional regulator, ArsR family, giving the protein MNTEILHIITEPTKIQILELLMQHNYCVRALSKKIGISEPAISQQLNILKKNGIISGKKMGYQIHYQINMELIKNAINELLSCLVNQETLPDVGADCSCEFASECTRYNNDRRKK; this is encoded by the coding sequence ATGAATACGGAAATTCTTCATATTATCACGGAACCAACAAAGATTCAGATTCTTGAGTTACTGATGCAACACAATTACTGTGTGCGTGCACTTTCAAAAAAGATTGGTATCAGCGAACCAGCGATCTCTCAACAGCTCAATATTCTTAAAAAAAACGGTATTATCAGCGGAAAAAAGATGGGTTATCAAATACATTACCAGATCAATATGGAACTCATCAAAAATGCAATTAATGAACTTCTTTCCTGTCTTGTTAATCAGGAAACTCTCCCTGATGTAGGAGCAGACTGTAGCTGCGAATTTGCTTCAGAATGTACCCGCTATAACAATGACCGGAGAAAAAAGTAA